One genomic region from Etheostoma spectabile isolate EspeVRDwgs_2016 unplaced genomic scaffold, UIUC_Espe_1.0 scaffold00009599, whole genome shotgun sequence encodes:
- the LOC116679163 gene encoding nuclear factor 7, ovary, with translation MSAASCLLTEDQFLCSICLEVFTDPVTTPCGHNFCKTCINKHWDTDVPYQCPNCKEVFNIKPELKVNTFISEMAAQFRQSTREVYSGSKRKTWMFFLLCLLCVFIAWKVSDQKKHLVGPQKEEYEAKKAELWKTGAEILQMIQKRWLKIQEIKHSVELSDEDAEREIAEGVQVFSALKESVERSQAELIKTIQEKQRRTKQPAEGFITELEQEVSELQKKSTEVEQLLQSEDHLHLLQSFTSLNAAPPNKDWTQVHVHPSSYEGTVVRAVNQLEEMLRKQMKNLLPESGLKMVQQHEVDVTLDPDTAHPRLILSDDGKQVHDSNMRKNLSDNPERFYYYFNVLAKQSFSSGRFYFEVQVKGKTAWTLGVARESVNRKGPITLSPQDGYWVIWLRNGTEYKALANPDVLLSLKSPPQKVGVFVDYEEGLVSFYDVDAESLIYSFTGCSFTEKLLHSSVPVIMMVVKTLPL, from the coding sequence ATGTCTGCTGCCAGCTGTCTGCTGACTGAAGACCAGTTCCTGTGCTCCATCTGTCTGGAGGTGTTCACTGATCCAGTCACCACACCATGTGGACACAACTTCTGTAAAACCTGCATCAATAAACACTGGGATACTGATGTTCCCTATCAGTGTCCCAACTGTAAAGAGGTTTTTAACATCAAACCTGAGCTGAAGGTCAACACTTTCATCTCTGAGATGGCTGCTCAGTTCAGACAGTCAACTCGTGAAGTCTACTCAGGATCCAAAAGAAAGACCTGGATGTTCTTCCtgctgtgtctgctgtgtgtcttCATAGCCTGGAAGGTTTCAGACCAAAAGAAACATCTTGTTGGTCCTCAGAAGGAAGAATATGAAGCAAAGAAAGCAGAACTGTGGAAGACAGGGGCTGAAATTCTGCAGATGATCCAGAAGAGATGGCTGAAGATTCAGGAGATCAAACACTCAGTGGAGCTCAGTGATGAAGATGCtgagagagagatagcagaaggtGTTCAGGTCTTCAGCGCTCTGAAGGAGTCTGTTGAGAGAAGCCAGGCCGAGCTCATCAAGACGATCCAAGAGAAGCAAAGAAGGACAAAGCAACCAGCTGAAGGCTTCATCACAGAGCTGGAACAGGAAGTCTCTGAGCTGCAGAAGAAAAGCACTGAGGTGGAGCAGCTCCTACAGTCTGAAgaccacctccacctcctccagaGCTTCACCTCCCTGAACGCTGCTCCACCCAACAAGGACTGGACACAAGTCCACGTCCATCCGTCTTCATATGAGGGGACTGTGGTGAGAGCTGTGAATCAGCTGGAGGAGATGCTCAGAAAACAGATGAAGAATCTTCTCCCTGAGTCTGGTCTGAAGATGGTCCAGCAGCATGAAGTGGATGTGACTCTTGATCCTGATACAGCACATCCTAGACTCATCCTGTCTGATGATGGAAAGCAAGTGCATGACAGTAATATGAGGAAGAATCTCTCAGACAATCCAGAGAGATTTTACTATTATTTTAATGTCTTAGCAAAGCAGAGTTTCTCTTCAGGAAGATTTTATTTTGAGGTTCAGGTTAAAGGGAAGACTGCGTGGACTTTAGGAGTGGCCAGAGAGTCGGTCAACAggaagggaccaatcacactgAGCCCTCAGGACGGTTACTGGGTGATATGGTTGAGAAATGGAACTGAGTACAAAGCTCTTGCAAACCCTGATGTCCTTCTGTCCCTGAAGTCTCctcctcagaaggtgggggtATTTGTGGAttatgaggagggtctggtctccttttatgACGTTGATGCTGAATCTCTTATCTACTCCTTTActggctgctccttcactgagaaactcCTCCATTCTTCAGTCCCCGTTATAATGATGGTggtaaaaactctgcccctctga
- the LOC116679161 gene encoding LOW QUALITY PROTEIN: nuclear factor 7, brain-like (The sequence of the model RefSeq protein was modified relative to this genomic sequence to represent the inferred CDS: inserted 1 base in 1 codon) codes for MAAQFRQSTQQDASSSSEQQLPGPKEVPREPKEGPGRKTWMFFLLCLLCVFIAWKVSDQKKHLVGPQKEEYEAKKAELWKTGAEILQMIQKRRLKIQEIKHSVELSDEDADREIAEGVQVFSALKESVERSQAELIETIQEKQRRTKQPAEGFITELEQEISELQKRSTEVEQLLQSEDHLHLLQSFTSLNAGPPTKDWTQVNVRPPSYEGTVVRAVNQLEETLRKHMKELLSESGLKRVQQSEVDVTLDPDTANPELILSDDGKQVYYGDVVKNLPDNPERFDTSAIVLAKQSFSSGRFYFEVQVKGKTDWALGVVRESVNRKGDITLSPQDGYWVLEFLKSIEYYALADPDVFLTLRSCLRSGGVCGLSFASLNAVPPTKDWTQVNVRPPSYDNTVVRAVTQLEEMLRKHMKKLLPESGLKRVQQHEVDVTLDPDTAHPWLILSEDGKQVNHGNMWKNLPNNPERFYYYFNVLAKQSFSSGKFYFEVQVKGKTEWLLGVVRESVNRKGPITASPQDGYWTLWLRNGNKYKALANPTVLLSLKSPPQKXGVYVDYEEGLVSFYDVDAAALIYSFTGCSFTEKLLPYFSPSLNNGGKNSAPLIISPVGH; via the exons ATGGCTGCTCAGTTCAGACAGTCAACTCAACAGGACgccagcagcagctcagagcaaCAATTGCCCGGACCAAAAGAAGTTCCCCGTGAACCAAAAGAAGGACCTGGAAGAAAGACCTGGATGTTCTTCCtgctgtgtctgctgtgtgtcttCATAGCCTGGAAGGTTTCAGACCAAAAGAAACATCTCGTTGGTCCTCAGAAGGAAGAATATGAAGCAAAGAAAGCAGAACTGTGGAAGACAGGGGCTGAAATACTGCAGATGATCCAGAAAAGACGACTGAAGATTCAGGAGATCAAACACTCAGTGGAGCTCAGTGATGAAGATGCtgacagagagatagcagaaggtGTTCAGGTCTTCAGCGCTCTGAAGGAGTCTGTTGAGAGAAGCCAGGCCGAGCTCATCGAGACGATccaagagaagcagagaaggaCAAAGCAACCAGCTGAAGGCTTCATCACAGAGCTGGAACAGGAAATCTCTGAGCTGCAGAAGAGAAGCACTGAGGTGGAGCAGCTCCTACAGTCTGAAgaccacctccacctcctccagaGCTTCACCTCCCTGAACGCTGGTCCACCCACCAAGGACTGGACACAAGTCAACGTCCGTCCACCTTCATATGAGGGGACTGTGGTGAGAGCTGTGAATCAGCTGGAGGAGACACTCAGAAAACACATGAAGGAGCTGCTCTCTGAGTCTGGTctgaagagggtccagcagTCTGAAGTAGATGTGACTCTTGATCCTGATACAGCAAATCCTGAACTCATACTGTCTGATGATGGAAAACAAGTTTATTATGGTGATGTGGTGAAGAATCtcccagacaatccagagagaTTTGATACTAGTGCTATTGTCTTAGCAAAGCAGAGTTTCTCTTCAGGAAGATTTTATTTTGAGGTTCAGGTTAAAGGGAAGACCGACTGGGCTTTAGGAGTGGTCAGAGAGTCGGTCAACAGGAAGGGGGACATCACACTGAGCCCTCAGGACGGTTACTGGGTATTAGAGTTTTTGAAATCCATTGAGTACTACGCTCTTGCTGACCCTGATGTCTTTCTGACTCTCAGGTCTTGCCTCAGAAgtgggggtgtttgtggatta AGCTTCGCCTCCCTGAACGCTGTTCCACCCACCAAGGACTGGACACAAGTCAACGTCCGTCCACCTTCATATGACAATACTGTGGTGAGAGCTGTGACTCAGCTGGAGGAGATGCTCAGAAAACACATGAAGAAGCTGCTCCCTGAGTCTGGTctgaagagggtccagcagCATGAAGTGGATGTGACTCTTGATCCAGATACAGCACATCCCTGGCTCATCCTGTCTGAAGATGGGAAACAAGTTAATCATGGCAATATGTGGAAGAATCTCCCAAACAATCCAGAGAGATTTTACTATTATTTTAATGTCTTAGCAAAGCAGAGTTTCTCTTCAGGAAAGTTTTATTTCGAGGTTCAGGTTAAAGGGAAGACTGAGTGGTTATTAGGAGTGGTCAGAGAGTCGGTCAACAGGAAGGGACCAATCACAGCGAGCCCTCAGGATGGTTACTGGACGTTATGGTtgagaaatggaaataaatacaAAGCTCTTGCAAACCCTACTGTCCTTCTGTCCCTGAAGTCTCCTCCTCAGA GTGGGGTGTATGTGGAttatgaggagggtctggtctccttttatgACGTTGATGCTGCAGCTCTTATCTACTCCTTTACTGGCTGCTCCTTTACTGAGAAACTCCTTCCATACTTCAGTCCCAGTCTTAATAATGGTggtaaaaactctgcccctctgatcatctctcctgtcGGTCACTGA